From Stenotrophomonas nitritireducens, the proteins below share one genomic window:
- a CDS encoding MFS transporter, with product MASTEHTLSVREKLGYSLGDLAANLIFQTLITYLAFFYTDVYRLPASTAATIIFVVGLLGAFVFTPLIGIAADRTATRWGRFRPWILWTAVPFGVLSLLAFSTPDLGERGKVIYALVTYSLLMCVYAANNLPYSALSGVLTGSMAQRNSLSAYRFVAVMIAQFIIQVLLMPLVLILGDGDRVQGFERVMTVFAVVGTVFFLITFATTRERIVPSEAQTGGVLQDLSDLAHNRPWQVMLALTVLVFINLALKGGTYIYYFQYYMSEPALAAFLKNSGFNGFIGALNSALASAGLSGFTWPEDPATSAFSLFNACGIICMILGIGVSRRLADRFGKRDVFGGALFVSTLFLLVFYLFPPTAVAVAFGSFMLHGFCYGITIPLLWAMIADVADYSEWKNNRRATAIIFSAMLCGLKIGLSVGGALVAGILAHYGYQAGAAQQPDAVVDGIRMTVSVYCSIPFLVAVALLFIYEIDKRVETRIEQDLQLRRRAADATV from the coding sequence ATGGCAAGCACTGAGCACACGTTGTCGGTCCGCGAGAAGCTGGGTTACAGCCTCGGCGACCTCGCGGCGAACCTGATCTTCCAGACCCTGATCACCTACCTGGCGTTCTTCTACACGGATGTGTACCGGCTGCCGGCGTCGACGGCCGCCACCATCATCTTCGTGGTGGGGTTGTTGGGGGCATTCGTGTTCACGCCCCTGATCGGCATTGCCGCCGACCGCACGGCCACACGCTGGGGCAGGTTCCGGCCGTGGATACTGTGGACGGCGGTACCCTTCGGCGTGCTTTCGCTGCTGGCCTTCAGCACGCCGGATCTCGGCGAACGCGGCAAGGTCATCTACGCGCTGGTCACCTACAGCCTGCTGATGTGCGTGTACGCGGCCAACAACCTGCCGTACTCCGCGCTCAGCGGCGTGCTGACCGGCAGCATGGCCCAGCGCAACAGCCTGTCGGCCTACCGCTTCGTGGCGGTAATGATCGCGCAGTTCATCATCCAGGTGCTGCTGATGCCACTGGTGCTGATCCTTGGCGACGGTGACCGGGTGCAGGGCTTCGAGCGGGTGATGACGGTGTTCGCTGTGGTCGGCACCGTGTTTTTCCTGATCACCTTTGCCACCACGCGCGAGCGCATCGTGCCAAGCGAGGCGCAGACCGGCGGTGTGCTGCAGGATCTGTCGGACCTGGCGCACAACCGTCCGTGGCAGGTGATGCTGGCGCTGACCGTGCTGGTCTTCATCAACCTGGCATTGAAGGGCGGCACCTACATCTACTATTTCCAGTACTACATGAGCGAGCCGGCGCTCGCGGCGTTTCTCAAAAACTCAGGTTTCAACGGCTTCATCGGCGCACTGAATTCGGCACTGGCCAGCGCGGGACTATCTGGCTTTACCTGGCCGGAGGACCCGGCAACGTCAGCCTTCAGCCTGTTCAACGCCTGCGGCATCATCTGCATGATCCTGGGTATCGGCGTGTCGCGCCGCCTGGCCGACCGCTTCGGCAAGCGCGATGTGTTTGGGGGCGCGCTGTTTGTTTCCACCTTGTTCCTGCTGGTGTTCTATCTGTTTCCGCCGACTGCGGTGGCGGTGGCATTCGGCTCCTTCATGCTGCACGGGTTCTGCTACGGCATCACCATCCCGTTGCTGTGGGCGATGATCGCCGACGTTGCCGACTATTCGGAATGGAAGAACAACCGTCGCGCCACCGCCATCATCTTCTCGGCAATGCTGTGCGGCTTGAAGATCGGGCTCAGCGTCGGCGGCGCCCTGGTCGCCGGCATCCTCGCTCATTACGGTTACCAGGCCGGCGCAGCGCAGCAACCCGATGCCGTGGTTGATGGCATCCGTATGACGGTCAGCGTGTACTGCTCCATTCCCTTCCTGGTCGCAGTGGCATTGCTGTTCATCTACGAAATCGACAAGCGCGTGGAAACACGTATCGAACAAGATCTCCAGCTGCGCCGTCGCGCGGCAGACGCAACGGTGTAA
- a CDS encoding glycoside hydrolase family 3 protein — protein MTRTPSIATGRRGQRLCTLALCAALWTTTVASAADKPWLDTSASFESRAAALVAQMTLEEKAAQMQNAAPAIERLGVPAYDWWNEALHGVARAGQATVFPQAIGLAATFDVPLMGQVASTISDEARAKHHQFIREGSHARYQGLTFWSPNVNIFRDPRWGRGQETYGEDPYLTARMGVAFVHGLQGDDPVYRKLDATAKHLAVHSGPEADRHHFDARPSKRDLYDTYLPAFEALVKEGEVDAVMGAYNRVYGESASASRFLLRDLLRHDWGFKGYVVSDCWAIVDIWKHHKIVGSREEAAALAVKNGTELECGQEYATLPAAVRQGLISEAEIDDAITRLFTARMRLGMFDPPERVRWARIPASVNQSAAHDALALKAAQESLVLLKNDGILPLSRALKRIAVVGPTADDTMALLGNYFGTPAAPVTVLQGIRDAAKGVEVRYARGVDLVEGRDDPSATPLIEAAYLRPSADSPERGLRGEYFRSADLSGTPALVRTDAQIGFRWDRGSPTDNLLARGEAAPGQGIPNDGFSIRWSGQLLPPVSGRYRIEAAADDGFRLYVDGKRVLDHWTNNDRLHADGVELDLQAGRAYDLKLEYYDAERDAGVRLGWRMPGAKPPFEEALDAARSADVVVFVGGLTGDVEGEEMTVNYPGFAGGDRTDLRLPATQRALLEALHATGKPVVMVLTGGSALAVDWAQANLPAILMSWYPGQRGGTAVGEALFGDSNPAGRLPVTFYKADQAMPAFDDYTMEGRTYRYFRGTPLYPFGHGLSYTRFDYAKLRTDANKIAADGQLNVQVEVANTGKRAGDEVVQLYVRRVQSRAGDAQQELRGFQRVHLAAGERRTVAFDLQAQQALRQYDEARGSYAVPAGRYELRVGGSSADARVQAQFEVEAARE, from the coding sequence ATGACGCGGACGCCTTCCATCGCCACCGGCCGTCGCGGCCAACGCCTGTGCACGCTGGCCCTGTGCGCGGCCTTGTGGACGACCACGGTCGCTTCGGCCGCCGACAAGCCGTGGCTGGATACCTCGGCCAGTTTCGAGAGCCGTGCAGCGGCCTTGGTGGCACAGATGACGCTGGAGGAAAAGGCCGCGCAGATGCAGAACGCCGCGCCTGCCATCGAGCGGCTTGGCGTTCCCGCTTACGACTGGTGGAACGAAGCCCTGCACGGCGTGGCGCGGGCGGGGCAGGCCACCGTGTTCCCACAGGCGATTGGTCTGGCAGCCACCTTCGATGTGCCGCTGATGGGGCAGGTGGCGTCCACCATCAGCGACGAGGCGCGTGCCAAACACCACCAGTTCATACGCGAAGGCTCGCACGCGCGCTATCAGGGACTGACCTTCTGGTCGCCCAACGTCAATATCTTCCGTGACCCGCGCTGGGGCCGTGGCCAGGAAACCTACGGCGAAGACCCCTACCTCACCGCGCGCATGGGCGTTGCCTTCGTGCACGGCCTGCAGGGCGATGACCCGGTGTACCGCAAGCTTGATGCAACGGCCAAGCATCTGGCCGTGCACAGCGGCCCGGAGGCCGATCGCCATCACTTCGATGCGCGGCCGAGCAAGCGCGATCTGTACGACACCTACCTGCCGGCGTTCGAGGCCCTGGTGAAAGAAGGCGAGGTGGATGCGGTGATGGGTGCCTACAACCGCGTCTATGGCGAGTCCGCCAGCGCAAGCCGGTTCCTGTTGCGCGACCTGCTGCGGCACGACTGGGGGTTCAAGGGCTACGTGGTTTCGGATTGCTGGGCCATCGTCGACATCTGGAAGCACCACAAGATTGTCGGCAGCCGAGAGGAAGCCGCCGCACTCGCGGTCAAGAATGGTACCGAGCTGGAATGCGGCCAGGAATACGCCACGCTGCCGGCGGCGGTGCGCCAGGGCCTGATCAGCGAAGCAGAGATCGACGATGCGATAACGCGGCTGTTCACCGCGCGCATGCGGTTGGGCATGTTCGATCCGCCGGAGCGCGTGCGCTGGGCGCGGATTCCGGCGTCGGTGAACCAGTCTGCCGCACACGATGCGCTGGCATTGAAGGCGGCGCAGGAATCGCTGGTGCTGCTGAAGAACGATGGGATCCTGCCGCTGTCGCGCGCGCTCAAGCGCATCGCCGTGGTCGGCCCCACCGCTGATGACACCATGGCGTTGCTCGGCAACTACTTCGGCACGCCGGCTGCGCCGGTGACGGTGCTGCAGGGTATACGTGACGCGGCAAAGGGCGTCGAGGTGCGCTACGCACGCGGTGTGGATCTCGTTGAAGGCCGCGATGATCCGAGTGCGACGCCGTTGATCGAAGCTGCGTACCTGCGGCCGTCGGCCGATTCCCCGGAACGCGGCCTGCGCGGTGAGTATTTCCGCAGCGCCGATCTGTCGGGAACGCCGGCGCTGGTCCGCACCGATGCGCAGATCGGCTTCCGCTGGGACCGCGGTTCACCCACCGACAACCTGCTTGCGCGTGGTGAAGCCGCGCCGGGGCAGGGCATTCCGAATGATGGCTTCAGCATCCGCTGGAGTGGCCAGCTATTGCCGCCGGTGTCGGGCCGTTACCGCATCGAGGCCGCCGCCGATGATGGCTTCCGCCTGTACGTGGACGGTAAGCGCGTGCTCGACCACTGGACCAACAACGACCGTCTGCATGCCGATGGCGTGGAGCTGGACCTGCAGGCGGGCCGCGCTTACGACCTGAAACTGGAGTACTACGATGCCGAACGTGATGCCGGCGTGCGGCTGGGTTGGCGCATGCCCGGTGCCAAGCCGCCGTTCGAGGAGGCACTTGATGCTGCCCGCAGCGCGGACGTGGTGGTATTCGTCGGCGGGCTGACCGGCGATGTCGAGGGCGAGGAGATGACGGTCAACTACCCCGGCTTCGCCGGCGGTGATCGCACTGATTTGCGCCTGCCGGCGACGCAGCGTGCGTTGCTCGAAGCGCTGCATGCCACCGGCAAGCCAGTGGTGATGGTGCTCACCGGTGGCTCGGCCCTGGCAGTGGATTGGGCGCAAGCCAACCTGCCTGCGATCCTGATGAGCTGGTACCCGGGCCAGCGTGGTGGCACGGCGGTGGGCGAGGCGCTGTTCGGCGACAGCAATCCTGCGGGGAGGCTGCCGGTGACGTTCTACAAGGCCGACCAGGCAATGCCTGCCTTTGACGACTACACGATGGAAGGCCGCACCTACCGCTACTTCCGAGGTACGCCGCTGTATCCGTTCGGCCACGGGCTTTCCTATACCCGTTTCGACTACGCCAAGCTGCGCACGGATGCGAACAAGATTGCCGCAGATGGGCAGCTCAACGTACAGGTGGAAGTAGCCAATACCGGCAAGCGTGCCGGCGACGAAGTGGTGCAGCTGTACGTGCGCCGCGTGCAGTCCCGGGCCGGCGATGCGCAACAGGAACTGCGTGGCTTCCAGCGTGTTCACCTCGCCGCTGGCGAGCGGCGCACGGTGGCGTTCGACCTGCAGGCGCAACAGGCCTTGCGCCAGTACGACGAAGCGCGCGGCAGCTACGCGGTGCCAGCGGGCCGCTACGAGCTGCGCGTAGGCGGTTCCAGCGCCGATGCCCGCGTGCAGGCGCAGTTCGAGGTAGAGGCCGCGCGTGAGTAG
- a CDS encoding glycoside hydrolase family 43 protein, whose amino-acid sequence MRTLLASALLLLASAAQSQVTTAAPPVYFDWFEYSGNDAAFASPLPAGHYRNPVLAGFHADPSIVSANGKFYLVNSSFTYFPGIPVFESADLVHWKQIGNVIDRPTQLDFDGLSVSRGIFAPTIEYHDGTFYVVTTATDSGGNFIATARDPAGPWSDLYWLPGIGGIDPSLFFDEGGNVYLINNDEPEGPARYDGHRAIWMQQIDLAAFKPVGPRKVLIDGGVEPAKNPIWIEGPHIYKRDGWYYLSDAEGGTGPQHSQVVLRSRDVWGPYAPYAGNPILTQRDLPDDRPLPITNAGHADLVEGPDGSWWAVFLASRNYQTRHYNTGRETYLLPVQWRDGWPEILPAGQTIPYAVKAPSWMQGGATQAPSTGNFVDRDTFDGPTLGAGWLRVRVPKQAWADLAERPGALALHPLAENLDTLRNPAFLGRRLQHLRFEASTEMSRPAAGVAAGLAAFQSEAYWYFLGVRNLGGDRIAVFLEGRDGSGVSRTLASQTLDANKALRLKIQGDEGSYAFAFDSGDGRGWQTLADNVDGTVLSTDRAGGFVGTLLGPFARDERASRSK is encoded by the coding sequence CTGCGCACGCTGCTTGCTTCGGCGTTGCTGTTGCTGGCCAGCGCCGCGCAGTCGCAGGTGACGACGGCCGCGCCGCCGGTGTACTTCGACTGGTTCGAGTACAGCGGTAACGATGCGGCCTTCGCAAGCCCGTTGCCGGCCGGCCATTACCGCAACCCGGTGCTGGCCGGCTTTCATGCGGACCCGAGCATCGTCTCCGCCAACGGCAAGTTCTATCTGGTCAATTCCAGCTTCACTTACTTTCCCGGTATCCCGGTATTTGAAAGCGCTGACCTGGTGCATTGGAAGCAGATCGGCAACGTCATCGATCGCCCGACACAACTGGATTTTGATGGCCTGAGCGTCTCGCGCGGCATCTTCGCCCCGACCATCGAATACCACGACGGCACGTTCTACGTGGTCACCACCGCGACCGACAGCGGCGGCAATTTCATTGCCACCGCGCGCGACCCAGCCGGGCCGTGGTCCGATCTGTACTGGTTGCCGGGCATCGGCGGTATCGATCCGTCGCTGTTCTTCGATGAAGGTGGCAACGTCTACCTGATCAACAACGACGAGCCGGAAGGTCCGGCGCGTTACGATGGCCACCGCGCCATCTGGATGCAGCAGATTGATCTTGCAGCGTTCAAGCCGGTGGGTCCGCGCAAGGTCCTGATCGATGGCGGCGTGGAGCCGGCAAAGAACCCGATCTGGATCGAAGGGCCGCATATCTACAAGCGCGATGGCTGGTACTACCTGTCCGACGCCGAGGGTGGTACCGGGCCGCAGCACTCGCAGGTGGTGCTGCGCAGCCGCGATGTGTGGGGCCCGTACGCTCCCTATGCAGGCAATCCGATCCTCACCCAGCGTGACCTGCCCGATGACCGGCCGCTGCCGATCACCAATGCCGGCCATGCAGATCTGGTTGAAGGTCCGGATGGCTCGTGGTGGGCGGTGTTTCTTGCCAGCCGCAACTATCAGACGCGGCATTACAACACCGGCCGTGAGACCTATCTGCTGCCGGTGCAGTGGCGCGATGGCTGGCCGGAAATTTTGCCTGCCGGGCAGACCATCCCGTATGCAGTGAAGGCCCCTTCGTGGATGCAGGGCGGCGCTACGCAGGCGCCGTCAACCGGAAATTTCGTCGACCGCGACACGTTTGATGGACCCACACTCGGCGCCGGATGGCTGCGGGTGCGCGTCCCCAAGCAGGCCTGGGCCGATCTTGCCGAACGGCCCGGCGCGTTGGCGCTGCATCCGCTGGCTGAGAACCTGGACACGCTGCGCAACCCGGCCTTCCTCGGGCGCCGTCTGCAGCACCTGCGCTTCGAGGCCAGCACCGAGATGTCACGTCCTGCGGCGGGCGTGGCGGCAGGTTTGGCTGCCTTCCAGAGCGAGGCCTACTGGTATTTCCTGGGGGTGCGCAACCTCGGCGGCGACCGCATTGCGGTGTTTCTCGAAGGCCGCGACGGCAGCGGCGTGAGCAGAACCCTGGCCAGTCAGACGCTGGATGCGAACAAGGCGCTGCGCCTGAAGATCCAGGGTGATGAAGGCAGCTACGCCTTCGCGTTCGACAGCGGGGATGGCCGTGGTTGGCAGACCCTGGCCGACAACGTGGACGGCACCGTGTTGAGTACCGATCGTGCAGGCGGCTTTGTCGGCACCCTGCTGGGACCATTCGCGCGCGACGAGCGCGCTTCGAGGAGCAAATGA
- a CDS encoding sialate O-acetylesterase: MSLRTLVGKIAAMAVACCAVTAQAQQAGTTLLHPLFQDHAVLQRDRPIALWGHAAPGASVAVAFARQTVSVRADADGLWKATLQPMAVGGPYELVVKAGQISQTVRDLQMGDVWLCSGQSNMELPVWRALNASSEIEAATQPKIRLFTVPQTAAVTAQAAFGGATGWKTATPASVREFSAACFYFARELQKTVDVPMGLIQAAWGGSRIEAWTSADALRAQGGMDEALDVLALYAGDAAAARARWGQHWQQWWANRAGAVPGDAPWQRGVGGSGWQQAPDTLGAWERWGVPALSDYNGMVWYRTQVNLSAAQAARAATLELAPADEMDMTWVNGVAVGSQYGAGEARRYVVPAGLLKAGTNTVVINVLDTYGEGGLAGPASAHALRFDDGTRAVLASPWQYRMAPGVQAPPLAPWHAATGLATLYNGMIAPLGNYGLRGMLWYQGESNTGDGAGYATRLRALRDDWRGQFGSGMPLLVVQLAGYGLPPTAPVESGWAQVREAQRRVAAEDPATGLALAIDIGDAYDIHPPNKQELGRRLARAARHVIYGERALAPAGPVAVKATRQADSVRIAFKDVTGRLATTGANGPIGFELCNADARHCDYADAGLDGDQVVLRSPAAKAGAHIRYCWADGPVCTLRDSSGAPAGPFELPLTDAEVPR; encoded by the coding sequence ATGAGCCTGCGCACCTTGGTTGGCAAGATCGCAGCGATGGCCGTGGCGTGCTGCGCCGTTACCGCGCAGGCGCAGCAGGCCGGGACGACGTTGCTGCATCCGTTGTTCCAGGACCACGCGGTGCTGCAACGCGATCGGCCGATAGCGTTGTGGGGCCACGCCGCGCCGGGTGCGAGCGTGGCGGTGGCGTTCGCGCGGCAGACCGTCAGCGTGCGCGCGGATGCGGACGGCCTTTGGAAGGCGACGCTGCAGCCGATGGCGGTTGGCGGCCCGTATGAGCTGGTTGTCAAGGCGGGGCAGATCAGCCAGACCGTGCGTGACCTGCAGATGGGCGATGTCTGGCTGTGCTCCGGACAATCCAACATGGAGCTGCCGGTATGGCGCGCGCTCAACGCCAGCAGCGAGATTGAAGCAGCCACGCAGCCGAAGATCCGCTTGTTCACCGTTCCGCAGACGGCGGCCGTCACCGCGCAGGCGGCATTCGGCGGCGCGACCGGGTGGAAAACCGCGACACCGGCGAGCGTGCGCGAGTTCTCCGCTGCCTGCTTCTATTTTGCCCGCGAGCTACAGAAGACGGTCGATGTGCCGATGGGGCTCATCCAGGCGGCATGGGGCGGTTCGCGGATCGAAGCGTGGACCAGCGCCGACGCGCTGCGCGCGCAGGGCGGCATGGACGAGGCGCTTGATGTGCTTGCGCTTTATGCCGGCGACGCGGCGGCGGCACGGGCGCGATGGGGTCAGCATTGGCAGCAGTGGTGGGCCAACCGCGCAGGCGCGGTGCCGGGTGATGCACCCTGGCAGCGCGGTGTCGGCGGCAGCGGTTGGCAACAGGCGCCGGACACGCTGGGTGCGTGGGAGCGCTGGGGCGTACCTGCGCTGTCCGATTACAACGGCATGGTCTGGTACCGCACGCAGGTCAACCTGAGTGCCGCACAGGCGGCGCGCGCGGCCACGCTGGAACTGGCACCTGCCGATGAGATGGACATGACCTGGGTGAACGGCGTGGCCGTGGGCAGCCAATACGGTGCGGGTGAAGCGCGGCGGTATGTAGTGCCAGCGGGGCTGTTGAAAGCCGGCACCAACACGGTGGTGATCAACGTACTGGATACCTATGGCGAGGGCGGGCTGGCCGGGCCTGCCAGCGCCCATGCACTGCGCTTCGACGACGGTACGCGTGCCGTACTTGCCTCGCCATGGCAGTACCGCATGGCGCCCGGCGTGCAGGCGCCGCCGCTCGCGCCCTGGCATGCGGCGACCGGGTTGGCGACCTTGTACAACGGCATGATCGCACCGCTCGGCAACTATGGCCTGCGCGGCATGCTGTGGTATCAGGGCGAATCAAACACCGGCGACGGAGCTGGCTACGCTACGCGGTTGCGGGCATTGCGCGATGACTGGCGCGGGCAGTTCGGGTCAGGCATGCCGCTGCTGGTGGTGCAGTTGGCAGGCTACGGCTTGCCGCCGACGGCGCCGGTGGAAAGTGGCTGGGCACAGGTGCGCGAAGCACAGCGCCGCGTCGCCGCAGAGGACCCGGCCACAGGGTTGGCACTGGCCATCGACATTGGCGATGCCTACGACATCCATCCGCCGAACAAGCAGGAACTGGGCCGCCGCCTGGCACGGGCTGCGCGTCATGTGATCTACGGCGAACGCGCGCTTGCACCGGCCGGACCGGTCGCGGTCAAGGCAACGCGCCAGGCCGACAGCGTAAGGATCGCCTTCAAGGACGTCACCGGCCGTCTGGCAACAACCGGCGCAAACGGGCCCATCGGTTTCGAACTCTGCAATGCCGATGCACGCCACTGTGACTACGCCGATGCTGGCCTGGATGGTGATCAGGTCGTCCTGCGCAGCCCAGCGGCCAAGGCCGGTGCACATATTCGCTACTGCTGGGCGGACGGCCCGGTGTGCACGCTGCGCGACAGCAGCGGCGCGCCGGCGGGGCCGTTCGAGCTTCCTCTCACCGATGCCGAGGTACCACGATGA
- a CDS encoding alpha-glucuronidase family glycosyl hydrolase, protein MLTPSIQAGGRSRWLLGVALALLTCIGSAQAEDGYALWLRYAPVAPALAADYRLRLGEVVAPDHTPAQRAARAELQRGLPGLLGRAPQMRTTAVGDHVLVLGTPQSSPLVAPFSQDVAALGDDGYLLRQVQMDGRALLLVAARNDIGVLYGVFHLLRLLQTGTPLQGLDVRESPRVKLRLLDHWDNLDRYVERGYAGSSLWDWQTLPQWRDPRYTDYARANASLGINGTVLNNVNASALSLTPAYLVKAAALADMFRPYGIRVYLSARFSAPIELGGLKTADPLDADVQRWWQHKVNEIYALIPDFGGFLVKANSEGQPGPQDYGRSHADGANMLGDALAPHGGVVMWRAFVYAHDVPEDRAKQAYSEFAGLDGAFRSNVIVQVKNGPIDFQPREPFHPLFGAMPRTPLMMEFQITKEYLGFATHLVYLGPLYEEVLKADTHAGGDATVARVVDGSLNGHTLTGMAGVANIGTDRSWSGSHFDQANWYAFGRLAWNPQQSARAIATEWAGMTFSPDVAVTGPIVTMMMASREAAVDYMTPLGLHHLMARGHHYGPGPWVDGGPRADWTSVYYHRADRNGIGFDRSIHGSNAVSQYAPEVAALYGDLERVPESLLLWFHHVPWDHRMRSSRPLWDELVGHYSQGVRQVQAMQDTWASLQGRVDAPRHEQVAAFLRIQRDEAQWWRDASVAYFQSVSGRPLPAGEAAPPHPLAYYQALQFPFAPGDGR, encoded by the coding sequence ATGTTAACCCCGTCGATCCAAGCCGGCGGGCGCAGCCGTTGGCTGCTGGGCGTGGCCTTGGCATTGCTGACCTGCATCGGCAGCGCGCAGGCCGAAGATGGCTACGCGCTGTGGTTGCGCTATGCTCCGGTCGCCCCCGCGCTTGCGGCGGACTACCGTCTGCGCTTGGGCGAAGTGGTGGCCCCAGACCATACGCCTGCGCAGCGTGCAGCGCGGGCGGAGTTGCAGCGTGGCCTGCCGGGCCTATTGGGCCGCGCCCCACAGATGCGGACCACGGCTGTGGGTGACCACGTATTGGTTCTGGGTACACCGCAGTCGTCGCCATTGGTGGCGCCCTTCAGCCAGGATGTTGCCGCCCTGGGCGACGACGGCTACCTGCTCAGGCAGGTGCAGATGGACGGTCGTGCGCTGCTGCTGGTAGCTGCCCGCAACGACATCGGCGTGCTGTACGGCGTGTTCCATCTGCTCCGGCTGCTGCAGACCGGCACGCCACTGCAAGGTCTGGACGTGCGTGAGTCACCGCGGGTCAAGCTGCGGCTGCTCGACCACTGGGACAACCTCGACCGTTATGTCGAGCGGGGCTATGCCGGCAGCTCGTTGTGGGATTGGCAGACCCTGCCGCAATGGCGCGACCCGCGCTATACCGACTACGCGCGCGCAAATGCGTCGCTGGGCATCAACGGCACCGTGCTGAACAACGTCAACGCCAGTGCCTTGAGCCTGACACCGGCATACCTGGTCAAAGCAGCGGCGCTGGCGGACATGTTCCGTCCCTACGGCATCCGCGTGTACCTGAGCGCGCGTTTCAGCGCACCTATCGAACTGGGTGGGCTGAAAACCGCTGATCCGCTGGATGCTGACGTGCAGCGCTGGTGGCAGCACAAGGTCAACGAGATCTACGCGCTCATTCCGGATTTCGGCGGCTTCCTGGTCAAGGCCAATTCGGAGGGGCAGCCTGGCCCGCAGGATTACGGCCGCTCGCATGCGGACGGTGCCAACATGCTCGGTGATGCGCTGGCCCCGCACGGTGGTGTGGTGATGTGGCGCGCGTTCGTCTACGCGCACGATGTGCCCGAGGACCGCGCCAAGCAGGCCTACAGCGAGTTTGCCGGGCTGGACGGCGCGTTCCGTTCCAACGTGATCGTGCAGGTGAAGAACGGCCCCATCGATTTCCAGCCGCGTGAGCCGTTCCATCCGCTGTTTGGTGCCATGCCGCGCACGCCGCTGATGATGGAGTTCCAGATCACCAAGGAGTACCTCGGCTTCGCGACGCACCTGGTGTATCTGGGGCCGCTGTACGAAGAAGTGTTGAAGGCCGATACCCATGCAGGCGGCGACGCCACGGTGGCGCGGGTGGTCGACGGTTCATTGAATGGCCACACGCTGACCGGCATGGCCGGCGTGGCCAACATCGGCACCGATCGCAGCTGGAGTGGCTCGCATTTCGACCAGGCCAACTGGTACGCCTTCGGGCGTTTGGCGTGGAACCCGCAGCAGTCGGCGCGCGCCATCGCCACGGAATGGGCAGGCATGACCTTCTCGCCGGATGTTGCCGTGACAGGGCCGATCGTCACGATGATGATGGCCTCACGCGAGGCCGCGGTGGACTACATGACCCCGCTGGGCCTGCACCACCTGATGGCGCGTGGACACCACTATGGCCCGGGGCCGTGGGTGGATGGCGGGCCGCGCGCGGACTGGACGTCGGTGTACTACCACCGCGCCGATCGCAATGGCATCGGATTCGACCGCAGCATCCATGGCAGCAACGCGGTGTCGCAGTACGCACCTGAAGTGGCGGCGCTGTATGGAGACCTTGAGCGGGTACCGGAGTCGCTGTTGTTGTGGTTCCACCACGTGCCGTGGGATCACCGCATGCGCTCCAGCCGCCCGTTGTGGGACGAACTGGTGGGCCACTATTCGCAGGGCGTGCGCCAGGTGCAGGCCATGCAGGACACCTGGGCAAGCCTGCAGGGCAGGGTGGATGCCCCGCGTCACGAACAGGTTGCCGCGTTCCTGCGCATCCAGCGCGACGAGGCGCAGTGGTGGCGCGATGCCAGCGTGGCGTATTTCCAGTCGGTGAGCGGCAGGCCGTTGCCAGCCGGTGAAGCCGCGCCGCCGCATCCTTTGGCCTATTACCAGGCCCTGCAGTTTCCTTTCGCACCGGGAGATGGGCGATGA